A genomic segment from Aegilops tauschii subsp. strangulata cultivar AL8/78 chromosome 1, Aet v6.0, whole genome shotgun sequence encodes:
- the LOC109740323 gene encoding coronatine-insensitive protein homolog 1b, producing MGGEAPEPRRLSRALSLDGGGVPEEALHLVLGYVDDPRDREAASLACRRWHHIDALTRKHVTVPFCYAVSPARLLARFPRLESLGVKGKPRAAMYGLIPDDWGAYARPWVAELAAPLECLKALHLRRMVVTDDDLAALVRARGHMLQELKLDKCSGFSTDALRLVARSCRSLRTLFLEECTITDNGTEWLHDLAANNPVLVTLNFYLTYLRVEPADLELLAKNCKSLISLKISDCDVSDLIGFFQIATCLQEFAGAEISEQKYGNVKLPSKLCSFGLTFMGTNEMHIIFPFSAVLKKLDLQYSFLTTEDHCQLIAKCPNLLVLAVRNVIGDRGLGVVGDTCKKLQRLRVERGEDDPGMQEEEGGVSQVGLTAIAVGCRELENIAAYVSDITNGALESIGTFCKNLHDFRLVLLDKQETITDLPLDNGARALLRGCTKLRRFALYLRPGGLSDVGLGYIGQHSGTIQYMLLGNVGQTDGGLISFAAGCRNLRKLELRSCCFSERALALAIRQMPSLRYVWVQGYRASQTGRDLMLMARPFWNIEFTPPSTETAGRLMEDGEPCVDRQAQVLAYYSLSGKRSDYPQSVVPLYPA from the exons ATGGGCGGGGAGGCCCCGGAGCCGCGGCGGCTGAGCCGCGCGCTCAGCCtggacggcggcggcgtcccggAGGAGGCGCTGCACCTGGTGCTCGGCTACGTGGACGACCCGCGCGACCGCGAGGCGGCCTCGCTGGCGTGCCGCCGCTGGCACCACATCGACGCGCTCACGCGGAAGCACGTCACCGTGCCCTTCTGCTACGCCGTGTCCCCGGCGCGCCTGCTCGCGCGCTTCCCGCGCCTCGAGTCGCTCGGGGTCAAGGGCAAGCCCCGCGCCGCCATGTACGGCCTCATCCCCGACGACTGGGGCGCCTACGCCCGGCCCTGGGTCGCCGAGCTCGCCGCCCCGCTCGAGTGCCTCAAGGCGCTCCACCTGCGCCGCATGGTCGTCACCGACGACGACCTCGCCGCCCTCgtccgcgcccgcggccacatgCTGCAGGAGCTCAAGCTCGACAAGTGCTCCGGCTTCTCCACCGACGCCCTCCGCCTCGTCGCCCGCTCCTGCAG ATCACTGAGAACTTTGTTTCTGGAAGAATGTACAATTACTGATAATGGCACTGAATGGCTCCATGACCTTGCTGCCAACAATCCTGTTCTGGTGACCTTGAACTTCTACTTGACTTACCTCAGAGTGGAGCCAGCTGACCTCGAGCTTCTCGCCAAGAATTGCAAGTCACTAATTTCGTTGAAGATTAGCGACTGCGACGTTTCAGATTTGATTGGATTTTTCCAAATAGCTACATGTTTGCAAGAATTTGCTGGAGCGGAAATCAGTGAGCAAAAGTATGGAAATGTTAAGCTTCCTTCAAAGCTTTGCTCCTTCGGACTTACCTTCATGGGGACAAATGAGATGCACATAATCTTTCCTTTTTCTGCTGTACTCAAGAAGCTGGATTTGCAGTACAGTTTTCTCACCACTGAAGATCATTGCCAGCTCATTGCAAAATGTCCAAACTTACTAGTCCTTGCG GTGAGGAATGTGATTGGGGATAGAGGACTGGGGGTTGTCGGAGACACATGCAAGAAGCTACAAAGGCTCAGAGTTGAGCGAGGGGAAGATGACCCTGGCATGCAAGAAGAGGAAGGCGGAGTTTCTCAAGTAGGCCTAACAGCCATAGCCGTAGGTTGCCGTGAGCTGGAAAACATAGCTGCCTATGTGTCTGATATCACAAATGGGGCCCTGGAATCCATCGGAACGTTCTGCAAAAATCTCCATGACTTTCGCCTTGTCCTGCTTGACAAACAAGAGACGATAACAGATTTGCCGCTGGACAACGGTGCCCGCGCGCTGCTCAGGGGCTGCACCAAGCTTCGGAGGTTCGCTCTATACCTGAGACCAGGGGGGCTTTCAGATGTAGGCCTCGGCTACATCGGGCAGCACAGTGGAACCATCCAGTACATGCTTCTGGGTAACGTCGGGCAGACGGATGGTGGATTGATCAGTTTCGCAGCCGGGTGCCGGAACCTGCGGAAGCTTGAACTGAGGAGCTGTTGCTTCAGCGAGCGGGCTTTGGCCCTCGCCATACGGCAAATGCCTTCCCTGAGGTATGTGTGGGTGCAGGGCTACAGGGCCTCTCAGACCGGCCGCGACCTCATGCTCATGGCGCGGCCCTTCTGGAACATCGAGTTTACGCCTCCCAGCACGGAGACCGCGGGCCGGCTGATGGAAGATGGGGAGCCCTGCGTTGATAGGCAAGCTCAGGTGCTGGCGTACTACTCCCTTTCTGGGAAGAGGTCCGACTACCCGCAGTCTGTTGTTCCTCTGTATCCTGCGTGA
- the LOC109740308 gene encoding uncharacterized protein has protein sequence MAYSESSDEDRAEVQFNRDDPSLVEGTIFSDVIECRNALATFSIKTQSEFKIDKSEPGRLTVHCAYPRCKWRMHASLMRNSKLFQVKVNRHPHTCPSVTRRQRLRSAKCRWVADAVKNWVRENSNISVPQLQTDLKKKYGVELPYMRVFYGKQMAIDKIYGKWTESFHLLYTFKAEVEKASPGSVVHIDKHTVEFEKNGQRRSKECFRRAFVSFKACWKGFLDGCRPYLAVDATALNGRYRGQLVSACAIDANNWIFPVAYGVLEVESIESWTWFFQHLKDLIGHPEGLVIHTDACKGLESAVDDVFQGVEHRECMRHLAANFSKKFKGKFFDENLWPCSLTYSSKKHNYHLRQLYSKPGVKEYLDEHHTKIWARALFNEFCKLDYVNNNLAESFNSKIRKWKGLHIVDLFDKIRQYLMEKFDLRQSIAAATYVGHIIVLKVMKMLLLKSKKGLDMNIVKRSTFQAEVTAIDKEKREWRYPVDLQAMTCSCRKWQITGQPCIHALYFITSMRGPVSEIDQYVHEFYSVKRFNLTYAENLPAMEGKQQWDIVDPEFKLSTPVQHRPPGRPRKTRIRAQSEGKGLGGRRKKCSRCGRLGHHGTHCKESIDPAFGEDEHWGADNAGIDAPESAQATAQTEALEEGT, from the exons ATGGCTTATTCTGAGAGTTCTGATGAGGATAGGGCAGAAGTGCAATTTAACAGAGATGATCCTTCTTTGGTAGAAGGAACTATATTCTCTGATGTGATAGAATGCAGAAATGCACTAGCAACTTTCTCAATCAAGACACAAAGTGAGTTCAAAATTGACAAAAGTGAGCCAGGTAGATTGACAGTTCACTGTGCATATCCAAGGTGTAAGTGGAGGATGCATGCCTCCTTAATGAGAAATAGCAAATTATTTCAG GTGAAAGTTAACAGACATCCTCACACATGCCCTAGTGTGACAAGAAGGCAAAGGTTGAGGTCAGCAAAATGCAGATGGGTTGCAGATGCAGTTAAGAACTGGGtcagagaaaattcaaatatttcTGTGCCACAGCTTCAAACTGATCTGAAGAAGAAGTATGGGGTTGAACTGCCATACATGAGAGTTTTCTATGGTAAGCAAATGGCCATTGACAAGATATATGGTAAGTGGACTGAAAGTTTTCATTTGCTTTATACATTCAAAGCTGAGGTTGAGAAGGCATCACCTGGTAGTGTAGTTCACATTGATAAGCACACAGTGGAGTTTGAAAAAAATGGTCAGAGAAGGTCCAAGGAGTGTTTTAGGAGAGCCTTTGTGTCATTTAAGGCCTGCTGGAAAGGGTTTCTAGATGGGTGTAGGCCATATCTGGCAGTAGATGCCACTGCTCTGAATGGGAGGTATAGAGGACAACTTGTAAGTGCTTGTGCTATAGATGCAAACAACTGGATCTTTCCAGTTGCTTATGGTGTGCTAGAGGTAGAGAGCATAGAGAGTTGGACATGGTTTTTCCAGCACTTGAAGGACCTCATAGGGCACCCAGAAGGGCTTGTCATACACACTGATGCGTGTAAAGGACTTGAATCAGCTGTAGATGATGTGTTCCAAGGAGTAGAGCATAGGGAGTGCATGAGGCACCTTGCTGCTAACTTCTCCAAAAAGTTTAAGGGGAAATTTTTTGATGAGAACTTGTGGCCCTGTTCCCTAACTTATAGCAGTAAAAAGCATAACTACCATCTGAGGCAGTTGTATAGCAAGCCTGGTGTGAAAGAGTAtttagatgagcatcacaccaagATATGGGCCAGGGCACTTTTCAATGAGTTCTGCAAGTTAGATTATGTGAACAATAACCTTGCAGAGTCATTTAATTCCAAGATAAGAAAATGGAAAGGATTGCACATTGTAGATCTATTTGACAAGATCAGGCAATATTTGATGGAGAAATTTGACCTGAGGCAGAGCATTGCTGCTGCTACTTATGTAGGGCACATCATAGTCCTTAAAGTGATGAAAATGCTGCTGCTGAAGTCCAAGAAGGGCTTGGACATGAATATTGTGAAGAGAAGTACATTTCAGGCAGAGGTGACTGCAATTGACAAAGAGAAGAGGGAGTGGAGGTATCCTGTGGATCTGCAAGCAATGACATGTAGTTGTAGAAAGTGGCAAATTACTGGACAGCCTTGCATACATGCTCTCTATTTCATTACTTCAATGAGAGGTCCAGTAAGTGAGATAGATCAGTATGTGCATGAATTTTACTCAGTTAAAAGATTCAATCTCACTTATGCTGAAAATTTGCCTGCAATGGAGGGAAAACAACAGTGGGACATTGTTGACCCTGAGTTTAAACTCTCTACACCTGTGCAGCACAGACCTCCTGGCAGACCAAGGAAGACTAGGATAAGGGCACAGTCTGAAGGAAAAGGCCTAGGAGGCAGGAGAAAGAAGTGCTCTCGCTGTGGAAGACTAGGACACCATGGGACCCACTGCAAAGAGTCCATTGATCCTGCCTTTGGAGAAGATGAGCATTGGGGTGCTGATAATGCTGGAATAGATGCTCCAGAATCTGCTCAAGCAACTGCCCAAACTGAAGCTCTAGAAGAAGGAACATAA